Proteins encoded by one window of Agelaius phoeniceus isolate bAgePho1 unplaced genomic scaffold, bAgePho1.hap1 Scaffold_848, whole genome shotgun sequence:
- the LOC143693309 gene encoding uncharacterized protein LOC143693309 — protein MLRRRVTFEEPEGEGPEEPPRKRRAVAVGGPGSRFPAQPSLDSDEERRRRRRKSRERRGPRWRGRSRAPRRGWGRGRCPSPPSTGGGAGGGGASTPTGTSCPAPSASPPTPGWSRSRGCPSSPGPSPRGTLPPPPPSPPPLPHLLGRCWSCSAPARRWGRRCGAGAGRGGPAGRGRGRGRARAPPPPELEALVALSDALVARGVLGVFGESRERLQARLRELREGPGHAPRSPGHAPAAAQGEGPQEEEEAPEGGGGGAEPRPRPPGHVAPRGGGGGRRVSGGGGWGEGAWGKGAEPGEGREGSGEGLG, from the exons ATGCTGCGGCGCCGGGTGACCTTCGAGGAGCCCGAGGGGGAGGGGCCGGAGGAGCCCCCCCGGAAACGGCGG GCCGTTGCCGTGGGGGGCCCTGGCAGTCGCTTCCCGGCTCAGCCGTCCCTGGACAGCGacgaggagaggaggaggaggaggaggaagagcagagagAGGAGGGGGCCCCGGTGGAGG ggcaggagccgggcCCCGCGccgggggtgggggaggggccggTGCCCCTCACCCCCTTCAactggaggaggagctgggggagggggcGCTTCGACCCCCACGGGCACTTCCTGCCCCGCCCCCAGCGCGAGCCCCCCGacccctggctggagcagaTCCAGGGG ATGCCCATCAAgccccggcccctccccccgcgggaccctcccccctccccccccctcgccgccgcccctcccccacctgctggggaggtgctggagctgctccgcCCCGGCGAGACGGTGGGGGCGGCGCTGCGGCGctggggcggggcggggcgggcccgcggggcggggccgggggcggggccgggcgcgggctccgcccccGCCGGAGCTGGAGGCGCTGGTGGCGCTGTCGGACGCGCTGGTGGccaggggggtcctgggggtctTTGGGGAGAGCCGGGAGCGGCTCCAGGCCCGGCTGCGGGAGCTGAGGGAGGGGCCCGGCCACGCCCCCCGATCGCCCGGACACGCCCCCGCTGCAGCGCAGGGGGAGGGgccacaggaggaggaggaggcgccagaaggaggagggggaggggcagagccgcggccccgcccccctgGACATGTCGCCCCccgaggaggagggggagggcgGAGGGTGAGTGGGGGGGGAGGATGGGGGGAGGGGGCATGGGGGAAGGGGGCGGAGCCTGGGGAGGGTCGggaggggtctggggagggtttggggtga